A stretch of DNA from uncultured Pseudodesulfovibrio sp.:
GCACATACAAAAAGTTTAGGAAAGGAGAGGGGATGGGGAGCCGAGGGAAGGGGAAAGGGGCCCCCGTTTCTCAAAGGGTTCCCCTCTCCCCTTCCCCCGGCCGCCGGAGTCGCACCTCACAGCTTTCCTTGACAGCATCAAGGGGGATACCTACTTAAGGACCCACCACAACTTCCAAGGAGAGCAACATGAGTTATGACATTCGGCTGGTCAAACTGGTCAGCGGCGAGATGGTTGTCGGCAACTATGTCGGCAGCGACATAGAGGAACCCGCCATCCTGCAGGCCATGCCCACCCAGCAAGGTACCCAGATGGTCCTGCTGCCCTATGGATATCCCTTTGATCAGGAAATGCAGGGCAAGATCGCCCAGAGCCACGTGCTGTTCGAATACCAGAACTGCCCGGAAGAGCTGAAGACTAAATACATCGAAGCCAAGACCAACATCTCCCTGTCCAGCGGCGGACTCGACCTGTCCGGCATGGGCGGCGCAGGCGGTGGCCTGGATCTCGGCTAGCCGCGCCACGCGAAACCTGTTATTTCAAACGGGGCTGGTTCACGCGAGCCAACCCCGTTTTTTCCGTTCCCCGAACCCATAGAGATAATGAAAGAACTTCTGCCCATCCTCCCCCGTCCCTCGCGCTATATCGGAAGCGAATGGGGCGCCGTGTTCAAGGACCCGTCCACCGTGACCGTTCGGTGCGCCCTCGCCTTTCCCGACATGTACGAGGTGGGCATGTCCTACCTCGGCCAGAAGATATTGTCCGAGGCCCTGAACGCCCAGCCCACTTTCTGGGCCGAGCGGGTATTTACGCCGGACGAGGAGGCAGGAAACATCCTGCGCGAGCATAATGTTCCGCTGGCTACCCTGGAGTCCGATACTCCATTGAAAGAGATGGATATCGTTGGCTTCAGCCTGACCCACGAGCTCTGCTACACCAACATTCTGTACATGCTCGACCTGGCCGGTATCCCGCTGCGCAGCGCGGACCGGGATGAATCCATGCCGCTCATAGTGGCTGGCGGCGGCGCGGCCTTCAACGCTGAGCCGGTGGCCCCGTTCTTCGACGCCATGGTCCTGGGTGACGGAGAGGAGGCCATGGTCGCGCTCCTGGCCGCCGTGGAGCGGGCAAAAGAGAATGGACTTTCCAAGGCGGAGTTGCTGGATTCCCTAACAGAAATTCCGGGCCTGTATGTGCCGTCCCTGTTCGAAGACCAGGGACCGGGCAAGCCGTTGAAGCCCCTCAAGGACGGATACGAAACCGTGGAAAAGGCCGTGGTGGACGATCTGGACCGCGCACCGTTCCCCAAGGGGCAGGTCATTCCCTTCGGGGCCATCCACGACCGGCTGACCATGGAGATCGCCCGAGGCTGCACGCGCGGTTGCCGGTTCTGCCAGGCGGGCATGATCTACCGCCCGGTTCGCGAGCGCTCGCTGGACGGTTTGAACAACATCCTGAACGACGGCCTGGCCGAGACCGGATATGAAGAAACTTCCATGCTTTCGCTGTCCACCGGCGACTTTTCCGGCCTGGACACCCTTTTCACCCGCAGCTTCGACAAGTGCGCGGCCGAACAGATCGCCATTTCCCTGCCTTCTCTGAGAGTCGGGTCCCTGTCCGCGCCGATCATGGAACGCATATCGTCCATCCGGCGCACGGGCGCGACCATCGCCCCTGAGGCGGGCAGTCAGCGCTTGCGCGACGTCATCAACAAGGGCGTTGACGAGGCCGGACTCATCGAGCACGTCCGCCTGCTCTTCGACAACGGCTGGCAAGGGGTGAAACTCTATTTCATGATCGGCCTGCCCACCGAGACCGACGAAGACCTGGACGCCATCCTCGACCTCTGCCTCAAAGTGCGCGACGCGGCCGGACGGCACATAAAACGGCTGCAGGTCACGGCTGCGGTTTCGCCCTTCGTACCCAAGCCGCACACCCCGTTCCAATGGGAGCCGCAAATTCCGCTGGATGAAATCTATCGTCGCATCGACCACCTGCGGTCCATCTTCCGGCCCCACAAACGTATTTCCATCAAATACCATGAGCCCGAGATGACCTCGCTGGAAGGCGTCTTCTCACGTGGCGACCGCCGCCTTGCCGAGGTAATCGAGCGGGCCTACGAAAAGGGAGCGCTCTTTTCCAGTTGGAAGGACCATCTGCGCCTTGAGCCTTATCGTGAGGCCATGGACGAAGCCGGTCTCGACTGGAACGAATACACCGGTCCGCGTGATCCGGAAGGCCCGCTGCCCTGGGACCATCTGTCCAGCGGGCTGACCAAGCGGTTCCTGCTCAAGGAACGTGAACGGGCCCTTGCCGAAAAGATCACCGACGACTGCCGCTATGGGGCCTGCCGCAACTGTGGCGTCTGCGAGTTCGATGGCAGGGTTTCCACCTTGAAGGGTCAGGCCGCGGACAAGGACATCCGTCCCCGGCTGGTCTTTCCCCAGCGGGATCAGGAAGGGGAACAGCCGCCCTACTCCGTGGAGAAGCCCGATCTGACGGGCAAGGCCGCCCATTATCGGGTGTGGTACGAGAAGACCGGTCCGGCCGCCTTCCTCAGCCAGTTGGAACTGCAGGCCGTATTCGAGCGGGCCTTCCGCCGGGCAAAGCTGCCCATGGCCTTTTCCGCCGGATTCCACCCCATGCCGAGATTGTCGTTCGGCAAAGCTCTGCCCGTGGGCGTAGAAAGCGAGAGTGAATGGATCAACGTGTTTCTGCGCGAGGATTTCGGCCCTGACGAAGTGGTCGAACGCCTTGGACGGAATATGCCCAAAGGGCTCGCCATCCGCAGCGCGCAGAGTCTGTCCATGGGCCGCAAGCAGTCTCAGGCCGTGGAAGAGGTGTTTACGTTGCGCTTTGCCGGCGACAACGACCGGCGGCTTGAACAGTGGCGATCGTTCATGGCTCAAGAGCATCATTTCATCGAGAAGAAGACCAAGAAAGGCAAACCCAAGCAGGTGGACCTGCGCCCCATGGTGCGCGAGGCCATCGAGACGGAGGACGGCCTGACCCTGGTTATGGACTGGCGAGAACAGTACATGAGCCCGCTGGCCCTGTGCAACACCGTCATGGAAGACGCCAGTCTGCTCGACTTCCACCTGACCAAGACCGAACAACGTTTCGATCCCGAGTCTGACGGCGACGCCTAGTCGAACCAGCCGCCGCCCGCGCCGATGGTCACGGAGACCTGCCGGTAGGTCGTTGCATCGCCCCCGGCCACGGGGACCATTCTGACGAGCACGTCTGTCACGCCCTCCTCCTGGGCCGTGAACAGATAGCGCGCTCGCGGCTCGCCGTCGTCGTCATATTCAAGGAACCGTTCCATGCGCAGCATCTCGGGGTCGAACGCCGCCCCGGTGATCTTGAACCCCTTGCCGACCGGGCTGGCCACGTCCAGAGCGAACACATCGTTTTTATTCACACCCAAAGTAGTGCTGTAATCGTCGTCTAAAACAATTGTTTCGACGGGCGATAACCCGCCATTGACCGAAGAAGTACCGGAGCAAGCGCTCAAGGCCAGAATAAAAAACGGGCATAAAGCGAAAAAACAAACTTTTTTGAACAAGATTCGCCTCCACGAGTTCGTCGTCAAATTCATTACGCTATTGTTAAAGTCTGACGAAGCGTGTATGAATATTTCGTTTTCGTCCTGTGAAACTACGCTGTCCCCGGGGTTGTCCGCAACCCCTGTGAAAAACGGTTTCACCGGGCTGCGCCCCTTGGGGCGCAAGAGAGGTATGGAACGCGCCAGCTCTGGTGCAATCTGTTTAATTTATGGAGGAATAACCTATGAAAGTGTCGACGTTCAAAACCGCCGGCAAATTCTCCCTGCTCGTTCTCTCTCTGCTGGTAGCCGCCCTCATGCTGGTCGGCTGCGGCGGCGAAGAGAAGAAAGAGGCAGCCGAGAAAGCCGCCCCCGCTGCCCCTGAAAAAGTCACCCTCAAGCTCGCCATGGATGCCGATCCGGTATCCCTCGATCCTCATGTCCAGCTGTCCGGCGGTATGCTGCAGTTCTCCCACCTGGTCTTCGATCCTCTGATTCGCTACGACAAGGACATGAATTTCGTGCCCCGTCTGGCTGAAAGCTGGGAACGCATCGACGACCTGACCATGCGCTTCCATCTGCGCAAGGGCGTCAAGTTCCATTCCGGCAACGAATTCACCGCCAAAGACGTGGTCTTCACCCTCGAGCGCCTGAAGAAGTCCGACGACTTCAAGGGCCTGTTCGAGCCTTTCTCCGGCGCCGTGGCCGTGGACGATTACACCGTGGACCTGGTCACCAAGAAGCCTTACGGCCTGGTGCTGAACATGGCCACCTACGTCTTCCCCATGGACAGCCAGTTCTACACCGGCACCGACGACAAGGGCAAAGCCAAGGACGCCATCGTCAAGACCGACTACTCCTTTGCCAACGAGAACGAGTCCGGCACCGGTCCCTTCGTGGTCACCAGCCGTGAGCAGGGCGTGAAGACCGTCTTCACCCGCTTCAAGGACTACTGGAACAAGGACACCGGCAACGTCGAGGAGATCATCCTTTCCCCGATCAAGAATGACGCCACCCGCACCGCCGCGCTCATGTCCGGCGACGTGGACTTCGTCATGCCCGTGCCTCCGCAGGATCTGGACCGCATCAAGTCCACCGACGGTCTGCAGCTGGTCACCATGTCCGGCTCGCGCATCATCACCTTCCAGCTGAACGGAAAGCGCAACCCGGCCTTCGCCGATCCCAAGGTCCGCCTGGCCATGGCTTACGCCTATGACAACCAGGGCGTGGTCGAGAAGATCATGAACGGTTTCGCCACCGCGGCCGGCCAGATGTCCCCCAAGGGTTACGTCGGTCACGTCGATGCCCTGGTGCCCCGCTATGACCTCGACAAGGCCAAGGCTCTGATGGCCGAATCCGGCTTCCCCAACGGTTTCGAGGCGACCATGATCGCCCCCAACAACCGCTACGTGAACGACGAGAAGATCTCCGAAGCCTTCGTTTCCATGATGTCCAAGATCGGCATCAAGATCTCCTTGAAGACCATGCCCAAGGCCCAGTACTGGGATCAGTTCGACGCCATGGTTGCCGACATCCAGATGATCGGCTGGCACTCCGACACCGAGGACTCCGGCAACTTCTACGAGTTCCTGTCCATGTGCCGCAACTCCGAGACCGGCTACGGCCAGTACAACTCCGGCAACTACTGCAACGCCAAGGTTGACGAGCTGACCCTGGCCGCTCAGACCGAGACCGATCCGGCCAAGCGCGCCGCCGACCTGCAGGAAGTCGAGCAGATCCAGTACGACGAAGCCGGCTTCATCCCGCTGCACTGGCAGAACCTGTCCTGGGCTTCCAAGTCCAACATGAACACCGAAGACATCGTGAACGTCATGAACTTCCCGTACTTCGGCGATCTGGTTATCAAGTAGCTGTCCGTCGACTTGCATTAACCGTTAAATAGCAATAAAGGGGGAACCCCGGTTAGCCGGGGTTCCCCTTTCATACAAAATG
This window harbors:
- a CDS encoding TIGR03960 family B12-binding radical SAM protein, whose protein sequence is MKELLPILPRPSRYIGSEWGAVFKDPSTVTVRCALAFPDMYEVGMSYLGQKILSEALNAQPTFWAERVFTPDEEAGNILREHNVPLATLESDTPLKEMDIVGFSLTHELCYTNILYMLDLAGIPLRSADRDESMPLIVAGGGAAFNAEPVAPFFDAMVLGDGEEAMVALLAAVERAKENGLSKAELLDSLTEIPGLYVPSLFEDQGPGKPLKPLKDGYETVEKAVVDDLDRAPFPKGQVIPFGAIHDRLTMEIARGCTRGCRFCQAGMIYRPVRERSLDGLNNILNDGLAETGYEETSMLSLSTGDFSGLDTLFTRSFDKCAAEQIAISLPSLRVGSLSAPIMERISSIRRTGATIAPEAGSQRLRDVINKGVDEAGLIEHVRLLFDNGWQGVKLYFMIGLPTETDEDLDAILDLCLKVRDAAGRHIKRLQVTAAVSPFVPKPHTPFQWEPQIPLDEIYRRIDHLRSIFRPHKRISIKYHEPEMTSLEGVFSRGDRRLAEVIERAYEKGALFSSWKDHLRLEPYREAMDEAGLDWNEYTGPRDPEGPLPWDHLSSGLTKRFLLKERERALAEKITDDCRYGACRNCGVCEFDGRVSTLKGQAADKDIRPRLVFPQRDQEGEQPPYSVEKPDLTGKAAHYRVWYEKTGPAAFLSQLELQAVFERAFRRAKLPMAFSAGFHPMPRLSFGKALPVGVESESEWINVFLREDFGPDEVVERLGRNMPKGLAIRSAQSLSMGRKQSQAVEEVFTLRFAGDNDRRLEQWRSFMAQEHHFIEKKTKKGKPKQVDLRPMVREAIETEDGLTLVMDWREQYMSPLALCNTVMEDASLLDFHLTKTEQRFDPESDGDA
- a CDS encoding ABC transporter substrate-binding protein, with translation MKVSTFKTAGKFSLLVLSLLVAALMLVGCGGEEKKEAAEKAAPAAPEKVTLKLAMDADPVSLDPHVQLSGGMLQFSHLVFDPLIRYDKDMNFVPRLAESWERIDDLTMRFHLRKGVKFHSGNEFTAKDVVFTLERLKKSDDFKGLFEPFSGAVAVDDYTVDLVTKKPYGLVLNMATYVFPMDSQFYTGTDDKGKAKDAIVKTDYSFANENESGTGPFVVTSREQGVKTVFTRFKDYWNKDTGNVEEIILSPIKNDATRTAALMSGDVDFVMPVPPQDLDRIKSTDGLQLVTMSGSRIITFQLNGKRNPAFADPKVRLAMAYAYDNQGVVEKIMNGFATAAGQMSPKGYVGHVDALVPRYDLDKAKALMAESGFPNGFEATMIAPNNRYVNDEKISEAFVSMMSKIGIKISLKTMPKAQYWDQFDAMVADIQMIGWHSDTEDSGNFYEFLSMCRNSETGYGQYNSGNYCNAKVDELTLAAQTETDPAKRAADLQEVEQIQYDEAGFIPLHWQNLSWASKSNMNTEDIVNVMNFPYFGDLVIK